AACTTAAGCCGTGCTTCTGTGGATGATAAGCGACTATCCGGCGGACGGCATGCTTTCCGGATGGACGACCCATGGTAAATTAGCATGTCCAATTTCATGGAAGATACTAAGTCTTTTTATCTGCCTAAGGGAAGTAAGacgtgttggtttgattgtcaccgaaGATTTCTTCCTCGTAATCATCCACTGAGGAAGAATAGAAAAGACTTCTTGAAGGGAAAAAATGCGGTAAATGAAGTTCCACCAGATTCTTTGACTGGTGAGCAAGTTTATTCAGAGCGGTTAAATGGTGTCAATCCTCCTAAAACGTCTGTTTGCGGTGGAAACGGTCATGAAAAGAAGAAGCCTGGATATGGAAAGTACCATAATTGGCACACGGAAAGcatattttgggagttaccataCTGGAGGGATCTAATTCTCCGTCATaatcttgatgtgatgcatatcgAGAAGAATTTTTTCAACAACATCATGAATACTCTTATGAATGTGAAGGGTAAGTCGAAAGACACAATCCAGTCAAGATTGGATATATCAGAGTTTTGTGATCGGCCACACTTAcatgttgatgatgatggtcAAGCTCCATTTCCTCCCTACACATTGGACGAAGCCGGGAAAAAAAGTTTTTTGGAATGTGTGAAACTCGCAGTTAAATTTCCCGACGGTTATGCTTCAGACTTAGCTAATTGTGTTGATATGGAGAACAACAAGTTCTCTGGCATGAAGAGTCACGACTGCCATGTTTTTATGGAGCGGCTACTTCCATTTATCTTTTCAGAACTTCTAGACAAAAACGTCCATCTTGCATTATCAGGTgctaattttttgttatattttttttatatttaatgataCAACTTGATATGTGATTTGAAGAATATCCCTAATTTTGTAGGTGGTGGATTGTTTTTTCGTGACCTTTGCTCGAGAACTTTGCAGAAAGATCGTCtccaaattctaaaaaaaaacattattttgatCATCTGCAATTTAGAGAAGATCTTTCCACCATCATTTTTTGACGTGATGAAACATCTCCCTATACACCTCCCCTATGAAGCTGAATTAGGAGGACCTGTCAATTATAGGTTGATGTATATCTTTGAAAGGAATTTCAAAAAGTTGAAAGCAAAAGCAAAGAACAAAAGATTTGTTGCTGGATCGATTGTTGAATCATATATCAATGAGGAGATTGCTTACTTTTCTGAGCACTACTTTGCTGATCATATACAAACAAAATCAAGTTAAAGACCTTCATTATCCTGCAGATTCCTTTTTTCTTGTATACTCGTGTTCTTACTTCAATGTAATGTGGTCCATTAATTTGTGCAGGTTTACACGATTTGATGAAGGTGAAGTTCCTGTATACTGTGTCAGCGGAGTACCTGATATATTTACACATGTAGGTCGGTCGACAAATGCATCAGATGAAGCTGATTACTATGGGATCTTAACTGATATCATTCAAATTGAGTATGAGGGGGCAGTGaatttgaaaattacattttttaagTGTAAGTGGTATGATCCTATGATTGGTAGAGGCACTCGGCGGAGCAATGGTGGCATCGTGGACGTTCTTTCATTGAGGAAATACTATAAATACGAACCATTTATTCTAGGTACGTACgtattatttatacatattaattaatataaataaatatgtattattaaatttttattatatgataacaGCATCTCAAGCACATCAAGTTTGTTATATCCCGTATCCGTACGTAAAGAAACCAAAGCAGTTGTGGTACAATGTTTTAAAAGTGAATCCGAGGGGAATCATTTCAGGAGAATACGAAGACAGCGAACCGGCAGTGTTACAACAAGACAATGATGATGCTGTATTGATGACTACAATTGAAGATATACCAGTCGACCATTTGTTACATGCTCAAGGAGAACCGATTAATCTTGATATTGATGTCGAAGATGCAGAACCGGAGGATGAATTCCAGTGTAATCTATCCTCGACTTCTTCTGATGATGAATGTGAAGATGGAGAAACACCATCCTAAAATGTTTTACCATAACTTATTAAGTCATATCCCTAAACTTATGTtctttacttttaaataatGTGTTGTTTACTTCCTAATAATGTGTTTTTATATTGTTAAGTGTTATATCCTAAATTGCTATATccattgatcaaaaaaaaatttgctagACCCTAAATTGTTATaagcaaagaaaaataaaattttaaaccctaaatttttataagcaaaggaaaaaaaattgctaCACCCTTTACCCTAAACCCGACTTTTCCCCCTGAATTTTTCTAAGTCCCCCGGTAAAGTGTAAACCCAATTGAAAAATTTTCCTAACTCCCGCCTAACCAATTAATCAAATCCCGCTAAGCCCAATTTTTAGacccaaaaccaaaacaaaaccaaccTAAGCCTAATACACTCAGACAACCGCATCTCACTCTCTTTCGATTAGAAAGAACCCTAATCTATCACCCTCCCTCGAATCTCACTCTCTTTCGATTCCACCGAAACCATAGAACCCTAATCTCTCACCCTCCCTCGAATCTCACTCTCTTTCGATTCCACCGAAACCATAGAACCCTAATCTCTCACCCTCTCTCGAATCTCACTATGTCCAATTCCTAATCGCTGAATTCCAGAAACGCCTCATCTCTCTTTTGAGACCTAAAGAACCCTaatctctcatctctctttGAAACGATGTCATCAAAAAAGAAGcagaaagtttcaaaaaaatctcCCCTTCCCTCGCAGTACCATTTCGTTCCTAAGACGACAGCTCCTCCTGTCCCCAACCGCCGATCTCCACCAGGCGTGAGTGACTACCCACCTCCGAGGCAGCTCTTCCAAGACTCAGAGGCCCAAACTCAAGCTGCTTCAGGGCCTCTTCATCAACCATCTCCACCGCCTCTTCATCAACCATCTCCACCGTCACAATCTCGACGGTCCGAAACGTCAGCGACACGACGTTCGCCCAGCAGGTCTCAGTCTCAAGACTCTGCGAGTACAGAAAGTCCAGAAGCTGTGGAACCGACGCTCTCTGATGAGCAGACTCGTTTACTCAACCAACTGCTATCCCAGCCAAACTGGGGCACTGACATACCAATCCTTTCTCCAGCCTTTGAGCCTGGAACAACATGgtaactatttttgtttatgtgttttgagtgttatatatatttttaaagaactCGACTTGTCAATTTGTGAATATTTGGAGTGATTGTTGATGTTACTTACTTGAGGCTTTGCTACTGTAATATTAATTACTTGCATTTTCGTTAGTCACTGATTCTTTAATTGAGGCTTTGCTACTGTAAGATAAATATTTGGAGTGATTGTTGATGCTATATACTTGAGGCTTGACAAGTCACTGGTTTCTGTGTTTGGAGTGATTGTTGATGTTATTTACTTGCATTTTCGCTAGTCACTGGTTCTTTAATTGACTTTGGCTTGCTTTGGTTGGCTTTGTCACTGAATAATTACTTGTGTTTCACTCGAACATATTCATTATTTTGCTTCTGTGTTTTGAGGTTTGGTCGTGACAAAGGGAAACTGACCCGGAAGATCACAAAGACTTTTACAAAAAAGTTTGATGAAGCTTATTACAGTTGGAGTGTTGTGCCTCAGAACAAAAGAGAGACGATATTTGTAGAATTTGCAGTTAAGTTTTATCTTCTATATTTAATATCAGTTtttgtttaaattgatttttaacatcaaccttctctgttttttttttgtagaaaactCACACTTGGGATCAAATACACACTGGTATTGTTCAGGAGAAGTTTGAGGCGGTATGTCAGCGACGTATGAAGAACATGGTTAGCGTTCGTAGGAGGTCACGAGTGCGACCACCCTGGATCCACGGTGAACTGTGGGAACAAATGACTGCGTATTGGGACACTCCCGAAGCGGAAAAAAAGAGTCAGACAGCATCGGACTCTCGGTTGTCTGACCGGAACGGACTTGGTCCACACAAGCACAACTCCGGCCAGAAGTCTTTCGAACAAATCGAACATGAAATGGTAAGTCCTTTCTCCCTCCAATCATACAAGTTAAACTTGTATTTGTGGCATTTAAcctttacttcttttttttatcctttttaGGTTGAGAAATTGGGCAGACCAGTTACTCTTGGTGAAGTTTTCATGGAGACACATACAAGAAAGGATGGGACCTTTGTCGATTTGAAAGCAgagaaggttgcagagatgtataagaagaacaaagaagccaAGTTGACTGCCCTTGAGGCTGAAAACTCACAGACTTCAGACAGTGCTTCCAATGATCCACAGCTCTCCATAGAGGAGGATAATAAGATATTCCTTTTGGTAAgctgtttcttttattttttttgtttgttctttatACTTGATACTCTTTTCTTCTGCTTTGTAGTAacaatttgatttgtttttgtagTCAACTTTCACAAATGAAAGAGGACAGCACTATGGCATTGGAAGCCTCCAGCAAACTCTCGTCAATGGGAAACGGACGTTCAGTGAATTATCTTCATCTGCATTCCTCGACATGAATAAGCTTCTTGAAGATGCTCACCACAAAATAGAAGAGCAGGCTGCTTCTAATGCAGCAAATGCTGCTGTTATTGAAGAGCAAGGTGCTTGTATTGCAGAGCAATCAAAGCAGATCAAGGAGTTCTCTATAGTGGGGAAGTTTCTAGCTGCAACTAATCCATTATATAATGAGTTTGTAGCTGCTAATTCCAGCACCTGATCATGCTTTCCTGTTTATTTACCTAGAAACTTATGACTTTTGTAAGTTCTTTTGTTTAGTTGCTTGTTTCAAACTTTTGGAGCTTTAACATTTTCAGTTTCAATATTAACCACtgctttttaattttacaatgctCGATAGCATAGATTTATTAGCATTACAAACCAGAAAGCACCTAAAATCGGAATGGCAAAttcaaagaaacaaaatgaagaGTCGTAATTCAGTTGGATAAAATTACAACATTTTACGACTAAACCGCGACTGATAAAAACATGTAGTCGCGAAGTAGTCGCAACATTAGCGACTGAACTGCGACAACAACTGTGACTACACTCAGACTAAACAGGTAGTCGCTAAATGGTTGCAAAATTAACGTTGCATTGGGACTACATCAGTGACTACACTCGGACTAAACAATTAGTCGTTAAACGGTCGCAAATTTAACGACTACACTACGACTTCATGCTCCGACTAATTGATGACTCCTAATAACCGACTGATTAACAACTGCTGATAAACTAAgtaattgactaaaaatagtCCTATATTGGACGTGAAGCAATCAGAGTGTAGTCGTAACA
The Brassica napus cultivar Da-Ae chromosome A1, Da-Ae, whole genome shotgun sequence DNA segment above includes these coding regions:
- the LOC125575893 gene encoding uncharacterized protein LOC125575893, with amino-acid sequence MSSKKKQKVSKKSPLPSQYHFVPKTTAPPVPNRRSPPGVSDYPPPRQLFQDSEAQTQAASGPLHQPSPPPLHQPSPPSQSRRSETSATRRSPSRSQSQDSASTESPEAVEPTLSDEQTRLLNQLLSQPNWGTDIPILSPAFEPGTTWFGRDKGKLTRKITKTFTKKFDEAYYSWSVVPQNKRETIFVEFAKTHTWDQIHTGIVQEKFEAVCQRRMKNMVSVRRRSRVRPPWIHGELWEQMTAYWDTPEAEKKSQTASDSRLSDRNGLGPHKHNSGQKSFEQIEHEMVEKLGRPVTLGEVFMETHTRKDGTFVDLKAEKVAEMYKKNKEAKLTALEAENSQTSDSASNDPQLSIEEDNKIFLLSTFTNERGQHYGIGSLQQTLVNGKRTFSELSSSAFLDMNKLLEDAHHKIEEQAASNAANAAVIEEQGACIAEQSKQIKEFSIVGKFLAATNPLYNEFVAANSST